The proteins below come from a single Deltaproteobacteria bacterium genomic window:
- the glgX gene encoding glycogen debranching protein GlgX: MLDVTDSEFEIAAGRPLPLGVSETRHGFNFAVFSRHATAITLVLYASGQHESLIEFPLDATFNRTGDVWHSEIRGLNATVRYGWRADRQPVAQDRFHCFDRSRVLIDPYARAITGGSQWGTVYSRAGQADGSNGAERRSLYVHDEFDWESVRPPCIPLPDKVIYEVHVRGLTQHESAGAKHPGTYLGLIEKIPYFLELGVTTIELLPVYEFDENELTRVDPTTGQPLKNFWGYSPIGFFAPKAAYASAGRDGEQVREFKRMVRELHRAGLEVILDVVFNHTGERTDRTVSFRGLDNCTYYMLDPATGEYLNYSGCGNTLNCNHPVVRDLIIDALRYWVLEMHIDGFRFDLASILGRGQHGEVLANPPLLERIAGDPVLANVTLIAEAWDAAGLYQVGSFAAGDRWAEWNGPFRDDVRRFVRGDAGFTSQLATRLAGSSDLFDHSGRRPCHSINFITCHDGFTLADLVAYDRKHNHANGENNHDGSDADFSSNNGAEGPSRDPAVIALRHRQQLNFLTLLLLAQGTPMLLAGDEFSRTQRGNNNAYCQDNEIGWIDWRLLEQHRDLFRFAKMLIAFRRAHAVLRRTEFLTGEGTVAHPRPDVAWHGVHLDKPDWGDASCALAMHLAGEHATPTDCDIYLACNAWRDALTFELPPPPAGQHWVRVIDTAQPSPADIAEPGQEFRLDTTNGYLVNARTCVVLRSR; encoded by the coding sequence ATGCTCGACGTCACCGACTCGGAGTTTGAAATCGCGGCGGGGCGGCCACTGCCGTTGGGAGTCAGTGAAACCCGCCACGGCTTCAACTTCGCGGTGTTCTCGCGTCACGCTACCGCGATCACGCTGGTGCTGTATGCGTCCGGTCAGCACGAGTCACTGATTGAATTCCCCCTGGATGCGACTTTCAACCGCACCGGCGACGTGTGGCATTCGGAGATCCGCGGTCTCAATGCCACTGTCCGCTACGGCTGGCGCGCCGACCGCCAACCAGTGGCGCAGGACCGATTTCATTGTTTCGATCGCTCGCGCGTGCTGATCGATCCCTACGCGCGCGCGATCACCGGCGGCAGCCAGTGGGGCACCGTGTATTCGCGGGCCGGTCAAGCGGACGGTAGCAACGGTGCCGAACGGCGTTCCCTCTATGTGCATGACGAGTTCGATTGGGAGTCGGTGCGGCCGCCGTGCATCCCCCTCCCCGACAAAGTGATCTACGAAGTGCACGTGCGCGGACTGACGCAGCACGAGTCCGCGGGTGCGAAACATCCCGGAACGTATCTCGGCTTGATCGAGAAGATCCCCTATTTCCTTGAACTCGGTGTGACGACCATCGAACTTCTACCGGTGTACGAGTTCGACGAGAACGAACTGACACGCGTCGATCCGACAACGGGACAGCCGCTGAAAAACTTCTGGGGCTACAGCCCGATCGGGTTCTTCGCGCCCAAGGCGGCGTATGCCAGTGCCGGCCGCGATGGCGAACAGGTGCGCGAGTTCAAACGCATGGTGCGCGAGCTGCATCGCGCCGGGCTCGAGGTGATTCTCGACGTGGTCTTCAATCACACCGGCGAGCGGACCGACCGCACGGTGAGCTTCCGCGGACTCGACAACTGCACCTACTACATGCTCGATCCGGCCACGGGCGAGTACCTCAACTATTCCGGCTGCGGCAACACGCTGAACTGCAACCATCCGGTCGTCCGCGATCTGATCATCGACGCGCTACGCTACTGGGTGTTGGAGATGCACATCGACGGCTTCCGCTTCGATCTCGCGTCCATCTTGGGGCGGGGCCAGCACGGCGAAGTGCTCGCCAATCCGCCCTTGCTCGAACGCATCGCGGGCGACCCGGTGTTGGCCAACGTCACCCTGATCGCCGAGGCGTGGGACGCCGCCGGGCTCTATCAAGTCGGCAGCTTTGCGGCCGGCGATCGCTGGGCCGAATGGAACGGGCCGTTCCGCGACGACGTTCGCCGCTTCGTGCGCGGCGACGCCGGTTTCACCAGCCAACTCGCCACGCGTTTGGCCGGCAGCTCCGATCTATTCGACCACTCCGGCCGCCGCCCGTGCCACTCGATCAATTTCATCACCTGCCACGACGGGTTCACGCTCGCCGATCTGGTCGCCTACGATCGCAAACACAACCACGCCAACGGCGAGAACAACCACGATGGCAGTGACGCCGACTTCAGTTCCAACAACGGCGCCGAAGGTCCCAGCCGCGATCCCGCGGTCATCGCTCTGCGCCATCGCCAACAGCTCAACTTCCTCACCCTGCTGCTGCTCGCACAGGGCACGCCGATGCTGCTCGCCGGCGACGAGTTCAGCCGCACCCAGCGCGGCAACAACAACGCGTACTGCCAGGACAACGAGATCGGTTGGATTGACTGGCGTTTGCTCGAACAACATCGCGATCTGTTCCGCTTCGCCAAGATGCTGATCGCCTTCCGCCGCGCCCATGCGGTGCTGCGGCGCACCGAGTTCCTCACCGGAGAGGGGACTGTCGCGCATCCGCGTCCGGACGTCGCCTGGCACGGCGTGCACCTCGACAAGCCCGACTGGGGCGATGCGTCCTGCGCCCTGGCGATGCACCTCGCCGGCGAGCACGCGACCCCCACGGATTGCGACATCTATCTTGCCTGCAACGCATGGCGCGATGCCCTCACCTTCGAGCTGCCACCGCCACCAGCCGGACAGCATTGGGTCCGCGTCATCGACACCGCGCAGCCGAGTCCCGCCGACATCGCCGAGCCCGGTCAGGAGTTCCGTCTCGACACTACAAATGGCTACTTAGTCAACGCCCGCACGTGCGTCGTCCTGCGCAGCAGGTGA
- a CDS encoding formamidopyrimidine-DNA glycosylase has protein sequence MPELPDVEMYCSALRPRIVGLPLERVRLASPFVLRSVDPPIKEVEGRLVGAVDRLGKRIVLTLGGDLFLVFHLMIAGRFRWGRRGAKPPGRIGLAAFDFPTGALLLTEASPKKRASLHLVRGRAELAAHDPGGLEVLECDAAAFRVALLDGNHTLKRVLTDPHRFSGIGNAYSDEILHAARLSPIKLTSQLSDDDIGRLFAATRGVLQRWTATLREQFKDRFPGAGDVTAFRDDFAVHGRYRQPCPACGATVQRIRYAENETNYCPGCQTEGRLLADRSLSRLLKSDWPRTIEEWEALRGRSRANNPA, from the coding sequence ATGCCCGAGTTGCCTGACGTCGAAATGTATTGCTCAGCCCTGCGGCCACGCATCGTGGGACTGCCGCTGGAGCGCGTGCGCTTGGCGAGTCCGTTTGTGCTGCGCTCGGTCGATCCGCCGATCAAGGAGGTCGAGGGAAGACTAGTCGGTGCGGTCGACCGGCTCGGCAAGCGGATCGTGCTGACTCTCGGCGGTGATCTCTTCCTTGTCTTTCATCTGATGATCGCCGGCCGCTTTCGTTGGGGACGACGCGGTGCCAAACCGCCCGGACGTATCGGACTCGCCGCCTTCGACTTTCCGACCGGCGCGCTGCTGCTGACCGAGGCGAGTCCAAAGAAACGCGCATCGTTGCACCTCGTGCGCGGTAGAGCGGAGCTGGCCGCGCACGATCCCGGCGGTCTCGAAGTCCTCGAGTGCGATGCGGCCGCCTTTCGTGTTGCGCTGCTCGACGGCAATCACACGCTCAAGCGCGTGCTCACCGATCCCCACCGCTTCAGCGGGATCGGCAATGCGTACTCGGATGAGATCTTGCACGCGGCGCGCCTGTCGCCGATCAAGCTGACGAGCCAACTCAGTGACGACGACATCGGTCGTCTGTTTGCGGCGACCCGCGGCGTCCTGCAGCGGTGGACCGCCACGCTGCGCGAGCAGTTCAAGGATCGGTTTCCCGGGGCTGGCGATGTTACTGCGTTTCGCGACGATTTCGCGGTACACGGCCGCTATCGCCAACCCTGCCCGGCGTGCGGCGCCACGGTGCAGCGCATTCGCTACGCGGAAAACGAAACCAACTACTGTCCGGGTTGTCAGACGGAAGGGCGATTGCTCGCCGACCGCTCGCTGTCGCGGCTGCTCAAGTCCGACTGGCCGCGTACGATCGAAGAGTGGGAAGCGCTGCGCGGCCGCAGTCGTGCAAACAATCCGGCGTGA
- a CDS encoding nuclear transport factor 2 family protein, translating to MMRRRQPDSTMQGLLDRQAVIDTVSRMCCAFDEQDWPALRACLADALDTDYSRFRGTPPARLAADEFVRLRQVGLAGLRTQHLSFNHLVEVTGERACCRCDFIIHRWPVEQADPRFFHTYGFYRYEFVRVVEGWRICGITQFVLRSDGSPELHGAHRPVDAPAP from the coding sequence ATGATGCGAAGACGCCAACCCGACTCCACCATGCAGGGTCTCCTCGACCGCCAAGCTGTCATCGATACCGTGTCGCGGATGTGCTGCGCCTTCGACGAGCAGGACTGGCCGGCGTTGCGCGCATGCCTGGCCGACGCGCTCGACACCGACTACTCGCGCTTTCGCGGCACGCCGCCGGCGCGGCTTGCCGCCGATGAGTTCGTGCGACTGCGACAGGTTGGCTTGGCTGGTCTGCGCACGCAGCACCTCAGCTTCAACCACTTGGTCGAAGTCACGGGCGAGCGGGCGTGCTGCCGCTGCGACTTCATCATTCACCGCTGGCCGGTGGAGCAGGCCGATCCGCGCTTCTTTCACACCTATGGCTTCTACCGCTACGAGTTCGTCCGCGTCGTCGAGGGTTGGCGCATTTGCGGCATTACGCAGTTCGTCCTGCGCAGCGACGGCTCGCCGGAGCTGCATGGCGCGCATCGGCCTGTGGATGCTCCCGCCCCATAG
- a CDS encoding DUF4440 domain-containing protein has product MRAEPSIEQHLRQLEEQLLRPDVRWSAEKLSALLADEFVEFGSSGRVFDKQQIIAALQAESPTRRSLADFKTSVLAPGVVLATYRAIRDDASGESPTSSLRSSIWKLMDGRWQMLFHQGTPSNQAQSNQT; this is encoded by the coding sequence ATGCGTGCAGAGCCATCCATCGAGCAGCATCTTCGCCAGCTCGAAGAGCAACTCCTTCGACCTGACGTGCGCTGGTCCGCGGAGAAGTTGTCCGCGCTGCTGGCGGACGAGTTCGTCGAGTTTGGCAGCTCGGGTCGAGTGTTCGACAAGCAGCAGATCATCGCGGCGCTGCAGGCCGAGTCGCCGACGCGCAGATCGCTGGCGGACTTCAAGACCTCCGTGCTGGCGCCGGGCGTGGTGTTGGCAACCTACCGCGCCATTCGAGACGACGCATCCGGCGAGTCACCAACGTCCTCGTTGCGAAGCTCCATTTGGAAGCTGATGGACGGACGCTGGCAAATGCTCTTTCATCAGGGCACTCCGTCGAATCAGGCACAGTCGAACCAGACATAA